A stretch of the Pleurodeles waltl isolate 20211129_DDA chromosome 2_1, aPleWal1.hap1.20221129, whole genome shotgun sequence genome encodes the following:
- the MPLKIP gene encoding M-phase-specific PLK1-interacting protein, which translates to MQRQNFRPLTPPCSVGGGGGGPGGFRSPPMPPPSGGQQQTCSAMPPPSRGFGSPHTPPYGQRPRMYGGGQSPRGGAGGSSGGYHGGRFGSPSPGQSPPSRPSPRYHTPPYGKSPGGPQQHYYQQHRSGGGYSPGQQRSFQGSPRTSTPFGTTHGREKRVSNDVENYYRPSMLEDPWANLAPVSIKDINQQYSNEQTTYTGKKGRYFS; encoded by the exons ATGCAGAGGCAGAACTTCCGCCCGCTCACCCCTCCCTGCTCAGTTGGAGGTGGCGGAGGCGGGCCTGGTGGTTTTCGCAGCCCTCCGATGCCCCCTCCCAGTGGTGGGCAACAGCAGACATGCTCTGCTATGCCTCCCCCATCGCGGGGCTTCGGAAGCCCCCACACGCCGCCTTACGGGCAGCGGCCTCGCATGTACGGGGGCGGGCAATCTCCTCGAGGAGGTGCGGGCGGCAGTTCTGGAGGCTACCACGGTGGCAGGTTTGGGAGCCCGTCCCCGGGTCAGTCTCCTCCCAGCAGGCCCAGCCCGCGCTACCACACGCCTCCTTACGGCAAGTCTCCAGGCGGTCCACAGCAGCATTACTACCAGCAGCACCGTAGCGGCGGGGGTTATTCCCCAGGCCAGCAGAGGAGCTTTCAG GGATCCCCTCGGACATCTACACCATTTGGTACGACGCATGGCAGAGAGAAAAGAGTGTCTAATGATGTGGAAAACTATTACAGACCATCAATGCTTGAGGACCCTTGGGCTAACCTAGCACCAGTTTCTATTAAAGACATAAACCAGCAGTACAGCAATGAGCAAACGACATACACTGGCAAAAAAGGGAGGTATTTCAGCTAA